The Solanum pennellii chromosome 4, SPENNV200 genomic interval GAAAATCTCCTTGTTATGCTTGATGCATGTACACACACTGTTAAGTGTTAACCATGTGTTGTTCACACTCAAAAAACCATTTTATCTATGGTACTCACTTGGCACATTCCTCATCCACAAAGATCTCTAGGCACGGAGTGGTGGTAGTAGTAGCTCCTCGATTTCTAAGCCCGTGTCTTTGAGGAATCtgtaagaaatatttttgttaatgaGTTTTCTTGTTCCTATCTGTTTGgacaaaaaatcaaatattctaTTTTGAACTCTCTGGACTCAAACGGACCTTATTAGATGTCCACTTTGAAGGGATTGCCTGATTCTCCTTGTTCCTATCTGCTCGGGCACCAAGACAGTGCCATGATGTGGTCTCTAGCTTTGGTATTTCTGATTGAAGAGTTGATGACATTCCGGCATTTGCATCTTTGTAAATGGAAAATAGGCTCCCCTGAGCTCTGCAAAATAGATAAGAATGAGCCAGTGTTTCTACTAGAACTGGGCATGCAAAAAGGTAAGTATTTCCTGCAACCTTGTTATCAGCATCCTTACACTCCTTTTCCTTCAAGTTATGGAATAGgaagcaataacaacaaaaagttCTTTTCCACATTGCAAAGGATTTAAGGTATTTAAAGCAAGAACTCATCAGAATCAGATCTCTTGCCTGACATAGCAGCTTAACTATGTGATGATAAGAACTGTGATGATAAGAACAAGTAATAACGACATAGATTTGTTTAACTCATGGTGTTACTATGAAAAATGCAGGGGCACAAGAACGTAACTTGGGAGAAAACAATAGTGACTCACACTTACCTATCTGGTTTCATTTTCTTCCGGGACAATTCAGAAGTTCCTGTTGTTTGGTTTCCTGCAAAGGCAAAAACAATGTTAACCAAAGCAAGCAGACACCCTGAAGCTACGACATAGAAATGCACTTACGAGCTTCCCCCCTAGCCAACAGTGTGCCAAAGCTTCTCATTGGAAGCTGGTGTTCTGTTATCTCCTCCTGAAATACAAATCGTCACAAATTCAAATCAAAGCAAACGACAATGGACTTAAGTCGTCACAATCTGAAATAATTGATACCTCTGCTGCTTTGGGGCGACCCATTGAACGACTGAAAAACTTCTTGTAGGATACTTTCAATTTCTCTTCAGGTTCTGCATTCCTGATTCATAGGAGACGGAAATTTTAATCATAAACCAGCTGAGGGAGTCAGTAAATAGGCTTATAAGTGGATGAGAACAAGCAGGAGGAAGGTTACTTGGTGTAATCAGTGTTTTGTACTTGTATTAACTGTATCTCTAATGGAAAAGACTCATTAGTGGCTAAGAAAGCTTGAAAAAAGAGCATCCACAATCTTGTTGAGGCAGCTAATACCCAAGGGGTCGTTTAGTTGTTGGTTagattattcatatattaaaatctGCATAAACTAGTACACCATTTTTGGCAGCATTTTAGTTGCTATGTATAAAACTCAGCACATCAAGTATGGTTTTTTGCTTACGGTTTACTATCTCacataactaaaacatgtaCTAGTTAGGCGTCaatctatgtattattttatgcagCTTTGAAGATGgtataactaatacatgaattagtaatacataaataattgaACCCTACATAACTAATCtatgcataactaatacctgcataactctaTCCAACAACCAAACTACCCCCAAAGGTATTTAGGTGTCAGGTAATATCTAAAACCAATTGAGCATCCACAATAATATCATGCCAAATATATTAGAATTTTCACCTTGCTGTAGCATTATTCTGCCAGCAAGTTTTGCCAGCATCATCGCATTCACATCCCCATCAGAAGTTAAaacaagtagagagagaatataAAAGGTCCCTCAAGAATGAGGCAAATGCGaacaagaaataaatatttcaatatattcTTATGTCAACAGTTGATAGCTAGAGCATTTTATTAGAAACACATACAGAGACTTGCTGTTTTGAAGGCATGAAATGCTCTTAGAAGAAAATCATGCTATACAAGTTACAAACAACATGATTAGGTTGTGTAATTAAGCAAAGTTCAATGAACAGTGGCTCTGGCTATTTTCCATGCTGCCATACCTGAAATATCTATATTAGctaaataaatgattaattcCAGAGCACAAATTTCTCAATGATAACGTCTCTGTTGTTCATCCTGTACAAATGCTTAACATAATTGTGTGACATGGTACTATCTGATTCAATTGATGCCTagatttatatttcatataaaggAACCAAtcatttcataattcaaaaagaTATAAGGAGTTCTTCATAATCATATTACTCGGCTTATACAAAATTTCCTTAATAAGGATGTCAAATATGTTCATCATATggcaattaataattataaaattttctagaAGCATACCGCTGTCATACGATCACGGCCTTTAGTTAATTATTCGGTCACATGAGCATATATTGAAAGAACATAAAATAAGGGACCGTAAGCAATGTAATCTACCACAGCTCTGAGCTTATCAAATGAAATTGTCTTAGTATTCAAGGTATGAAAATTAGTTGGTCAATATGAAGGGGACAACACATACTTATCCGTGCAGCTTCATACTTAACACTGAACTCATTTTGGCGAAGCTTCAAACATAAATCCCCTTCCCCCCCAGCCCCCACACATTACTCAATACTAGCATACAATTAATGCAACTTTCGTAGACATCATTAGACTTGACATATCAAAAGCTACTTGAACAAAAATATCAGACAGCAATTCAATAAACCATTTGAATGATGCATCTCACATCATAGACAACATATATGCATAACTTCTCTGGAACCAAGCCATGTTCACTTTCCTAGTGTGAAGTGAAACACAATGTTAACTTTGCAAGAACCTAACTTTACGGCTAAAATTAAACCAAGGCTCAATGGGAACACAACTTACATAGATAGCCCCCGATTGAAGATCTCGTTTgctgttttaattttattttgagattccATGTGCAAAGCATAGGCTATGTAGAATGAAGAATGCGTCAGTCCAATTTTGTTAGCCTCCAGAAAGCTATAAATGACTTCAGCATCCATACAATTTTCAGCCTGCAAAGAGCCATCAATAAGAAAACTGATTTACCAAATTGCATGATGAGAAGATTTAGGGGCAAAAGAATGGATGTGGAGAAATCAAACGCACATATTCCAGCCACACTTTCAAGTAACGGAGGTCATTCTTATATAGTTCATCGTGCCAAAAGGTGCGGACACATTGTTCATAAATAACTATAAGTCCAGAACTGTCCCCACCGGGAGGGAAAGCCTCTTGCACCCACTTGATGCACCTTCacaattttaatgtaaaattatGTCAGCAGTTTATTCAATAACAGAGATTGACTCATTAAATGCTAGTAGAAGATATAAGAGTTGAAAAATTATTTGCATCTGAAAAGAAGAGCACTCACTGGAGCCATGGGTGAAGAGGATCTTCACCTTTGTACTTGTCAATTGCTTCAATCAATGCCCTAATcagaaagagttgaattcaaaaattaataaggGGTGCAGCAACTGCTACTATTCTACAACTAGCGTGTACATCTTAATCAAAATCTAGTGCGGGATGGAATAGTAATTTCATTTTGGACCAACCTCAGGAGTAAATGTCATGAAAAtgcaaagaagaagaaatagagGAACCTTCGTTTGTCAAGAAGAGATTTCTTGAGTTGATAATCGGTACTAGACTTAAGAGCATTATTGAGAAGATTAACGTTGCGTCCTCTCTTCAAAGGTCTGACATTTTCCTTGAAGAGTTCCCACT includes:
- the LOC107015893 gene encoding mitotic spindle checkpoint protein BUBR1; its protein translation is MEKVGGDYVLDREAEFLASKQETGHEWELFKENVRPLKRGRNVNLLNNALKSSTDYQLKKSLLDKRRALIEAIDKYKGEDPLHPWLQCIKWVQEAFPPGGDSSGLIVIYEQCVRTFWHDELYKNDLRYLKVWLEYAENCMDAEVIYSFLEANKIGLTHSSFYIAYALHMESQNKIKTANEIFNRGLSMNAEPEEKLKVSYKKFFSRSMGRPKAAEEEITEHQLPMRSFGTLLARGEARNQTTGTSELSRKKMKPDRAQGSLFSIYKDANAGMSSTLQSEIPKLETTSWHCLGARADRNKENQAIPSKWTSNKIPQRHGLRNRGATTTTTPCLEIFVDEECAKAQEKDSAAGVKASSLQLRRGDDKDIKKETELLRENPLRYFPPSSLPR